The Macaca nemestrina isolate mMacNem1 chromosome 1, mMacNem.hap1, whole genome shotgun sequence genome contains the following window.
AGGCTAACGTAAGTACATTTAAGTAGGCTAAGCTACAATGTTCAATAGTTtagatgtattaaatgcattttcaacatGACGTTTTCAATTTATCATGGGTTTATTGGGAGGTAACCCCATTATAAGTAAAAGAGCGTCTGTGTATGCTTTGTATTCCTAGGACTTTCAACACTCACTTTTCTTGCATTTATTAGACATGATGGTTtagtatttatataatatttcaaaacaatacaAACAGCGTACCCATCATAGGGTAAAGAATACCAAAAGGCTCAAAGTAAAATGACAATTTATGGCATGATACTTTCTGTGGAGGGCAAAGTTGACACATTGCGTCTGGAATATGGGATTGACACACTTTAGCTACATTGGTTTCTTTGAAAGTTTCACAGTTAACGATTTGAACAGATAGGTTTTATAGTGAACTGACCCATGTTACACAAATGTGGTCAAAATGTTTGACCAGTTACATATATATCACTCATTTCAAATGCTTAAATGCTTGAATTTGTCTTGTTGGAGCCATGTGCATATGTCATTTATGATGTAAGCTGAGACCATCACTTATTCTAATTATATGAAAGCATAAACAACACAGTCATTCTGTGCTAACTGTGACTTAGCACTCTCCTTTGGTTGCAACTGTAATTTATTGCCTTGCTTCTTCCAGTTACAAAATTCTTCATTAGGAAATTAATGTTTGATTAGTGAACATCCATTTGATTTTCTACTACTGTTGATTCTCATTGTTACATAATTTTGCCATGTCTTTAAAGTTATGTCTTTGTAGGACCTCCCTGCCCCCCTTGCCTTCATCCACACAGTTACCTGCTTCCATTTACCATATGGGAGCTTCTTTAGATGTGTTAGATTATATTTAGTATTTACTATACTTTGCAGTAAGAATGATCTTGAGTTATTGGGTGTTTATGGTCTGGTACCTACCATCTGTCGTCTGTTAAAAATTGAGGATGGTACATGGCATCAGGAACAAGCTATTCAACAGGTTCAGTATAAtttgtttactttattttttaaattgcaatcTATATATCAAACTCAGTGccttttttaatttgtgttttggtattgccaagaggaaaaaaaaaatctctggctGTAACATTGAGTTTTCATGACACAGTTAGCTCTGTGGCAGTGTCTTGGTCATTTAATGCCATATTTTCACTGTTCAAGAATCAATTTATTGACAGATCATAAGTTAACTAAAGGATTATTTCAGGTAATTGTGAATTTAGAGAATACTTTTAAGGCTCAGTAGTGCAATTCTTCAGTTTTTAGctcattatttcaaataatgttaAATGTTAATTATGTAATAACTAAATACTAAACATTTGTAGTACATATTAGAAGGGACCTTAGAAATCATCTTATTCAGTCCCCAACTCCATATTCCTGTCTGTAATGTTCTTGACAAGTAAGCAAGAACCATTCTTGCCTAATGGTAACCTTCtgaaccattttattatttggctTGGTTTTAGAGTCAGTCTCATGCTGGATACCCTTATAAGTGTTCTATATTTTTTTAGTGTTTCTTCTCAATGTGACATTTAGAATAAGTTATTACCTGGATGGTACACTCTATCTTCTCTTGAATTGTGCACTAGGTGAGATTTAGGTATATATGTTTGTACATTGTGTATGGTATATATAGGTTTAAATGCtgcaataattttaaatgtaatatttcagTTAATTAAGATTCGTTTTGTAGTTTGACACTTGTGAATGGTATTCTCTTCTTGACCCAGTCTCATACATTACTAACTGAAGTTGTCATGTGTTTGCAAGGATAATTTAAATGAACATAGAATTTGTGAAAACCTGACAGATCCTAACTATAACTCAGCTAGTGGGCagcattataatttatttatagcagtgtaatATAGCAGTTAATGAACTAATATACAATGAGGGCAAATTGTACTATATTTTTGCACGAAATTATACGACACAGCAAAGGTTGGCATTATGTAGTTAAGTACCCACAAAATGTTAACCTACTTGCaataaatacaattaataatGTACATAAAAGAATGGAATTAAGCTAATTTTCTATCACAAAAGAATTATTCGTGAACAGAAAGTGGACAGCATAGATTTGATGACAGAAAGGTTGTATCTAATCTGAATTACTGAGTGACCTAGGAAGCTTGCTCAGAGGGATTACAGAATAATTATGTTAATATGCAATTATCACCTCATTTCTTCTGTAGTAACCTCAAGATGTAGTGTAGTGAGGGTGTTATAGCAAGTGCTGATAGTTTGCAAAAATACTGATGTTTGAGATTTCTGAGACAATAAGTCTAGCTTGAGGCATATAAGTGATGATCTGTCATCTTGAAGACAGATCTGACCTTTGTACAATTTTTTAATGCTCACAGTATATAACTAGAGGCAGTTATAGCTGTAAAACTCATTATGATTTTCCAgcaattgaaatatattttatgtagatTTAAAGTTCTGtttgcagctttttaaaaaggtgtgtgaatttttttaaagaacattttaaaattcagttaaatgaaaaattttatgaTTATATGATTATCTGGGGAAGCTTTAGTAATGGTGtctaaacattgttttaaaatcttaattgATATAGCTAATTCATTGAATTCATTGAATTGAAATTTAAGGAGTCCAACAGTTTATCTATCTTAATTTATTAGcttctgttttttaaacttaGTGAATAATGCCCACCTTCAAATATGTTCCTACTTTGTTATAGTAACCTAAACTGGTATTGATGTCTCTGTTATATATACATTTGACTATACAAAGGTAGTTGAAAAACTATTTGAGATGGTGTAAAATTAACTCAGATCAAATAGTTTCTTGCCTAGATGCCTCATAACCCAACATGAatgtagtaaaataatttttgatggtGTTAAAATTCTGTATCCATTATTCAGTGCAACAGATTTTGATGATCCATTGTTCTGCGTGGTATCTCAGGACAACAGCTATGAGTATTGAGTACTGTTATTAATAAGTAGTGTATTTGGAGCATTGTATAATTAGAATATATTCTgaacattttaattgtttctaaAATAAGTACCCACAAAATGTTAATCTACTTATAGTAAATACAGTTAATAATGtacataaaagaacaaaattaagcTAATTTTCTCTGAGTAAAGAATTACTCATGAACAAAAAGTGGACAGTATAGATTTGACGACAGGAAGGTTGTATCTAATCAGAATTACCGAGTGACCTAGAAAACTTCCTTACTTAGTCAACTTTTGTAACATATTTTCAAACTGATGCAGAAggtaatgtcttttatttttgagtagAGATAATTATTAATTTGGGGGTAAGTAAGCCATGTCATGTGGATGTGAAGGAAAACTTTAATTGTTAAagtcttcattttatattttaatatatttaatcgGATTTTTTTTGCTAGATGTGTTTTGTAGATAAAATCATTTatgcacatatattttttctatgtttttgaaCAAAACAGGTTGATATCTTCAGAATGTGAACTTATGAAAAGCTCTTATAAAGCCATTCTGGTAATGAGGATGCAGTCTCCAAGCTGACATGATGTTCTCATAGTTTGTCACCCTGCTGTTCAGGGGGTACCAATGAAGTTGCTTTAAATGGGAAGCGTCTGTTCCATCTCTAAACCTCTAACACCAGAACAGATGGGTGGGACATAGAACATGGAAGGTTTTACCTCTGAGGTGGTAACAGTGAAGCCACTCATTAACACTGAATTTACCACTTCGTTAGCAACATTGCTTCCTGTTGAGAAAAACTAATATAGGCTTTCAAATTGACTGAGCATATATTTGTCCACCTCTGTGATTATAGTAAGTGGGAACATAAAGGAAAGTAACTGTCTTTCAAGCCAGTTTTTTGTCGTTCATTTCAGATTTATGAGATTGTTGCTAttgaagcattttatattttctacctAATTTAATGAGAAATATCAGGAATGAATAATAAGTGTAGCATTAAGGCTTGCTTTTCTTTCCCTTGACATTTGCACACCCTTTCCTAACACATGTTTATGTGCTGCCCATTTTTAACTTCTGTGTGTGTGATGTAGAGACTCCTGCTGGGTGATGCATTAGCACCATTTTGGAGTGATATCATTGAATGTGATCTTATTGGAAGTCTATTTTTATTACCACCATACCAGAAGTTTGCCAATCTCAGAACAGAATTCTAAAACCTATGAGGGGTGGAAAAAATAATTGTTGGTATAAATAACAATGTCAAAGATACTGGTAATagatattttttgtattaaataacattttatggaAAGAATAAGATCAGATTATAAATGCTTGTTCTaagttataaaatacaaaaaaggtaaGAACAATTTTATTATTCTTGAATTAGATTTAATGTTTTACAAAGCATGAAATTGGTACCCTTAAAGGATAGTAAAAATATTGAACTTTATTGAACATGTTTTGATTTGTAAATGTTAGATTGTGAGGTCCTGTTGCCCTAAAATAATATTACTTgttatgcaaattaaaaatactacaaaagaaaaatatacaggcTTCGTTCTTTATCTAAGAGCAGGAAACTAACTTGTCTTGTTTACCGTTATTTCTGGAATACGGGATCAATGCATGGCACAACtaagtgcttagtaaatatttggaTAATAACTgcaaaaaaggagaagaaatatggAAGCTTATGCCAATACTTCAATTAGTTAATACCTGGGGTTGCCAAATAGCAGGTTCTTTAAATTGTACATGAGAATTATTGGATATTTTGAGGACCTTATTATAATTACTGCATTAATAAATCAGAACCTGATGGAACTTGTATTTGAATGGGGTATCCAAATTTCATAGGAacaaaactgtttttcttcttacaCTTTAGGAACTTGTACTTTGATTttgaaattgtgtttttattaatCCAATACTTACTCAgtcttttattcaacaaatattgccTGAGCAATGCCAAGTGATGTACTAGGTTCTAGAGATACGATAGTGACTAGATTACATTCCCAGTCCTCTAAGAGCAGGAAAAGAACAGGTTGCAAGGGAACTTTTCATAGTAAGGGTAGTCATTACATAAAGTCATCATATGAATGGACCCCAAACATTCAGAAATactatttgctttaaaaatattgtacttTTTTCTCATAATGATTAAATAACTTATCAAAAATGCCTAGAAAAGTTTTATCTACATTTtatgtgaaataaatttaaaacatatgtttatgctattttattgtaaaatgtgTTAGGCCGTTGCACTAGACCACCAGATCAAAAATGGGATAACTGCTTTTAAAGAATGCCTGGAATTTGGGGCCCCACATATGAAAGTTTGACATGAAACttcattaattttaactttagtGAAGTTGAAATTCACTTTACTAAAATTTAGTTAACTTTAGTAAAGTTAAAATTATAGTTAAGGTTAATTTGAATAAGGAATGAACAAAACTATGAATAAAGCATTTTAACAATAAAACATTGATGTTGATAGCAAATATGTTCATTCAAATAAAGTTTTTTACTGAATGGCGTTTTGTTACCTTCCTTCAGGAATGAACTTATAAGTGACAAATCTTTCATTTCTCTGCAGTAtttgataatttatattattctctCGAATAGAGTGACTGCCTCTGATAAACCTACTTAAGTGAAAGAATTTTCTTTGTATTAGCAATCTCTACATgtggtttaaaattttttcagtcTGTAGCatatttacattgtttttgtgtctgtgtgtatatgtgtatcttTGTGTATGCTGCTTTTCCCTAGTATGTTTGTGTATGTTGCTTTTCTCTAGACATTTTGTATATATGATGTATTGGATTGTTGTTGTTGCCTAGCATGAAGAACAATATTAACCTTTGaggtgctttttaaatatttcaatatgtttgtgttctttcattcttggAAAATTATTAGAATGTCAATATAAAGAGTAGAAaattaaactaataaaaatatgtactttCAACTCTCCATACATTCtaatagtattttttctttcatgcaaatctaaattttttttttccattttctagacTAAATGTGTTAAATGGGCTTGCCAACAATATGGATGATTTGAAGATAAACACCGATATTACTGGTGCTAAAGAAGAACTCCTAGATGACAACAATTTTATCTCAGACAAGGAGAGCGGAGTTCATAAACCAAAAGATTGTCAGAcatcatttcagaaaaataatacattgacTCTGCCTGAAGAACTGTCAAAGGACAAATCTGAAAACGCCTTAAGCGGAGGCCAGTCTAGTCTATTTATACATGCTGGTGCTCCTACTGTTTCTAGTGAAAACTTTATCTTACCTAAAGGAGCTGCTGTTAATGGACCAGTTTCACACTCCTCCTTAACTAAGACTTCCAATATGAATAAAGGCAGTGTTTCATTAACCACTGGGCAGCCTGTGGATCAGCCAACAACAGAATCTTGTTCAACTTTGAAGGTAGCAGCTGATCTTCAGCTGTCTACACCACAGAAAGCAAGTCAACaccaagttttatttttgttatcagaTGTAGCACATGCTAAGAATCCCACCCATTCCAATAAAAAACTACCTACCTCTGCTTCAGTTGGTTGTGACATTCAGAATTCAGTAGGGAGTAATATAAAGTCAGATGGCACTTTAATAAATCAAGTAGAGGTGGGTGAGGATGGTGAAGATTTATTGGTAAAAGATGATTGTGTCAATACAGTAACAGGAATTTCCTCAGGTACAGATGGATTTAGATCAGAAAATGATACAAACTGGGATCCCCAAAAAGAGTTCATTCAGTTTCTTATGACTAATGAGGAAACAGTAGACAAAGCTCCACCTCATTCTAAAGTaggtctagaaaaaaaaagaaagcgaaAAATGGATGTAAGCAAGATAACTCGTTATACTGAGGATTGCTTTAGTGATTCTAATTGTGTACCCAATAAATCAAAAATGCAAGAAGTAGACTTTCTAGAACAAAATGAAGAGCTACAAGCAGTAGACCCACAGAAATATGCTTTATCAAAAGTGAAGCCTGAATCGACTGATGAAGACTTAGAATCTGTGGATGCCTTCCAACATCTAATTTATAACCCAGATAAGTGTGGAGAAGAGAGTTCACCTGTTCATCCTAGCACTTTTCTTTCAAAtaccttaaaaaagaaatgtgaagagAGTGATTCTGAGTCACCTGCTACTTTCAGTACCGAAGAGCCATCATTCTACCCCTGTACAAAGTGCAATGTGAATTTTAGGGAGAAGAAGCACCTCCACAGGCATATGATGTATCATTTAGATGGGAATAGTCACTTTCGCCATCTTAATGTCCCAAGGCCATATGCTTGTAGAGAATGTGGACGGACATTTCGAGATCGCAATTCACTTCTAAAACATATGATTATTCACCAGGAGAGAAGACAGAAGTTGATGGAGGAAATTCGTGAATTGAAAGAACTTCAGGATGAAGGAAGAAGCGCACGATTACAGTGTCCTCAGTGTGTGTTTGGTACCAATTGCCCTAAAACATTTGTGCAACATGCTAAAACCcatgaaaaagataaaaggtaCTACTGCTGTGAAGAGTGTAACTTCATGGCAGTGACAGAAAATGAATTAGAATGCCATCGAGGCATTGCACATGGGGCAGTGGTAAAATGCCCGTTGGTCACTTCTGATATAACccagagaaaaacacaaaaaaagacttTCATGAAAGACTCCGTAGTAGGATCGTCCAAAAAATCAGCTACCTACGTATGTAAGATGTGTCCTTTTACTACTTCAGccaaaagtgttttaaaaaagcaCATGGAGTACTTGCATTCATCATCATGTGTTGATTCATTTGGTAGTCCTCTTGGacttgataaaagaaaaaatgacatcCTTGAAGAACCTGTAGATAGTGATAGCACTAAACCATTAACTAAACAACAGTCAACCACGTTTCCAAAGAACTCTGCTTTAAAACAAGATGTGAAGCGAACATTTGGATCAACCTCACAATCAAGTAGTTTTTCAAAAATCCATAAGCGGCCACACAGAGTACAGAAAGCTCGGAAAAGCATTGCCCAATCAGGCGTAAACCCTTGCAATCAAAACAGCTCTCCTCATAAGAATGTTACAATTAAAAGCAGCATTGACCAAAAACCTAAGTATTTTCAtcaaacagcaaaagaaaagtcTAATGCCAAGGCAAATAGCAACTATTTGTATAGACACAAATATGAAAACTATAGGATGATAAAAAAATCAGGTGAATCATATCCTGTgcatttcaaaaaagaagaagctaGTTCATTAAATTCTTTACACCTGTTTTCATCATCAAGTAATTCTCACAACAGTTTTATTTCAGACCCTCATAAGCCTGACACCAAAAGACCTGAAAGCTTCAAAGATCACAGACGTGTAGCTGTAAAGAGAGTAGTTAAGGAATCTAAGAAGGAAAGTTCTGTTGGAGGGGAAGACTTGGATAGCTATCCAGATTTTTTGCATAAAATGACTGTTGTCGTTTTGCAAAAACTTAATTCTGCTGAAAAGAAAGATAGTTATGAAACAGAAGATGAAAGTTCCTGGGATAATGTTGAGTTAGGAGACTACACTACACAGGCCACAGAAGATGAAACCTATAGTGATATTAATCAAGAACATGTAAATTTATTCCCTTTATTTAAGAGCAAAGTGGAAGGTCAGGAGCCTGGAGAAAATGCTACTCTTAGTTATGACCAAAATGATGGCTTTTATTTTGAATACTATGAAGATGCTGGAAGTAACAACTTTTTGCATGAGATACATGATCCTCAGCATTTAGAAACTGCAGATGCTTCATTGTCAAAGCATAGTTCTGTTTTTCATTGGACTGATTTGTCTCTTGAGAAGAAATCGTGTCCTTACTGCCCAGCAACATTTGAAACAGGTGTTGGGTTATCAAATCATGTCCGGGGGCATCTTCACAGAGCAGGATTAAGCTATGAAGCCCGTCATGTTGTATCACCAGAACAAATAGCCACAAGTGACAAAATGCAGCATTTCAAAAGAACTGGCACAGGAACACCTGTTAAACGAGTTAGAAAAGGTAAGTTCTCCATGGGAATAATTTGGGCTAATAGGTCTGTGTTCTAATTCTGAGGATTTAAAAGTTCTGTTTGAATTTGGTCTCCATTAGAATCATATAATTTCATGTTTCAGAATTAACTCATTTTAGGGTGGTCAGTTTATATAAGAAAGTCTGATAttactcttaaaaatttttttttagctataGAGAAGTCTGAAACCACTTCTGAACACACTTGTCAGCTCTGTGGTGGTTGGTTTGATACTAAAATTGGATTATCAAATCATGTTAGAGGCCACTTGAAAAGACTTGGAAAGACCAAATGGGATGCTCACAAATCTCCAATCTGTGTTCTGAATGAGATGatgcaaaatgaagaaaaatatgaaaaaatcttaaaggcttTGAACAGTCGTCGTATTATTCCCAGACCATTTGTAGCTCAAAAACTTGCATCAAATGATGACTTTATATCTCAAAATGTTATACCTCTTGAAGCATACCGTAATGGCCTAAAGACTGAAGCTCTGTCAGTGTCTGCATCAGAAGAAGAAGGGCTGAATTTCTTAAATGAATATGATGAAACAAAACCTGAACTGCCCAGTGGAAAAAAGAATCAATCTCTTACACTCATAgaacttcttaaaaataaaaggatgggaGAAGAAAGGAATTCTGCTATTTCTCCGCAAAAGATCCATAATCAGACAGCAAGAAAGAGATTCGTTCAGAAATGTGTTCTTCCATTAAATGAGGATAGTCCGTTGATGTATCAGCCACAAAAAATGGACTTGACTATGCACTCAGGTAAGAGGACATTTATGACTATCCTATACACAATTTAAATGCAGTTCAATTATGCCTTCTTTAATGGAATCTATGCGGAAAATACTTTCTCACAGTCTTCTTGTTTAAGCTGCTTTTTTTTTACAGAGCACAGATTGGTTATTCTACTGTCATTTCTGTATAACTCATCAATTGATGCTCATTAGCACTGAGTTCTCTGTGCCTCTTTTCTTGGTCTGAATGTAAGGTGAGaacaaaagcagaagaaaaccacacacacaaaaaaaaacaaacaaaaagctgatCTGTGAAAATAAAACTTGCTGTGGCTGGAGGATGGTTGTGGATAATGTTCAAAAGCATAGCATTATTGAAAAGGCATACCTCTGTCATATTTTTGCGAGTTCTCCAAGGTGATCATGTTTTCAAGATTTAGCTGTTGGGTTTTCCACTGCCTAGGTAAAACAAAAAAGACTCTTAAAGCTAAATGGTTTGGTGTCTTTGTGATTAACCCAAAGAAACATCTCCGTCTCCAATTCCTCATTGTATTGCGGGATAGTTTGGTTTTGGAGAACAGGTGTGAACATAAAACATATTTGTTTGGGGTTTTAGGTTTTAAGATGGTGCtgtaatggaacagaacagatgaTTTAGCTTAGTGCTTGTGCACCAatagtttttccttttgaaaggaatattttgTATGTATTGGCAAATAATGTGGCAGATAAAGTAGCCAAACTTTATTCAGTATTGCCAAGTCTGGTTTATACTTTTAGActagaaaaattttaagtgtcTTTTCTAGATTTCTTTTTGAAGGTTAATAATGTTGAAGGTTTATGTAAATGGTCTCATGATTAGAGCTGTAAGTTGAATGTGTCGGAGGTAATAGTTAATGGATTAATAACGAGTAACGTTACTGTAAAGTAATGTTGTTTATTTGCTTTGGGGCAAACATTGTGATATCCCAAATAGTTGTAATGCAATTTTGATTTAAGGAAAGATGACTTTGTGTTGTAAGTGGTCTGGAAAACAATTTATCTTGTATGAGCTTCTGTTTAATAtggctttttctttctaataaagaGTCTCTGAAAGTCAAaagctttcaatattttttcagaaGGATAAGATGTGTTAGCTGTGTTGAACAAGGGGTAGTATACTTCAGAGATGGAAAATGTATTTGTGGCTATCACAGTAATGCTGAAGAAACCGATTGAAATGTGTTGGGGGAGTGAGGATTGTCTGAGAAGTTAGGAGTTTCTTATTGTTTGAACATGTTTTTTCTGTGATGACTAAGATGTTAGCTTGTTGATCATTTATTTAGCACAAAGATTTTAGCAAAAAACTTTAAATCATTGACTTTCATTATTGATTGCGCATTCAGAGTAATGAACATAAAATACCCTGAATAAAATGTTGTGTCTAACAGCTGTTCAGTGGTGTGTTTTACCACCTTTTCTCCCAGCCTTCATCAGAAAGCCTAATTTAGTACTGAGACTTTTACGGTTTTGTGGGTAAAACACTTTAATTACCACTTTGTCAACTagacttttaaattctttttattggTAATGTTGTAAGCTTTGAAACTTCTCAACAGAACCATGGTGTTCAAATCACAGGATTGTATATTAGTAGGTTTAAGAAATAATCTGCGTAACACAGAAATCTGCAAGAAAGTGATAATAGGTGTTATATCCAGAGGAGCTCAAAGGTTCAAGTCACTCCTCTTCTACCTTTCCAAAGAGCATGAGTTGGCTCTAAACACTAACTACAAACTAATAATAGTTAACTTAATTTCCCCTCCTTATTTTAAGTTAACCTATTTCATTGAACGTTTTGAAAACCATCTTTATTGTGGTGCTTTTCTACACTCTTTAAGCTAAGAAAATTTCACTTTTTGAAGTGAGAACTGGattatagttttcttttgaatGATAGGTATGCCTGTGAAGCTTAGAACATGTGTGCATTGCAATACGACGTTTACAAGTGCTGTTAGCCTGTCCAACCACTTACGCGCTTATGCACGAAAGAAGAGTGCTGGACTTTTGACTGGTACAGGTATGTTTGAACAGATATCACAGCAAGTCTGTTTgatacaatacatttttttttttcccaccagaCTGGTGTTAATTCAGATCATATTTATAGCTTTCTTTAGTAAGCTGCAGTTGAGTCTGAATACACATTAAATTTCAGCAGCTTGTAAACTGTTAGATATAATTCTAAGCTagttaatctttttcttttggctCTTATTGACttaatttggggaaaaaacatTAACCCAAGAGGTGTGGAACTTTTGAGTCTACCTTAATCCCATTTCTTTTTTAGAAtactatttttgatttttaaatttaatttagattCCAGTAAAACACCTCTCTTTATAGTTctagtcaggcacagtggtgtgcccctatagtcccagctactcatgaggctggcaggaggatcacttgagct
Protein-coding sequences here:
- the LOC105482837 gene encoding zinc finger protein 644 isoform X4; translated protein: MDDLKINTDITGAKEELLDDNNFISDKESGVHKPKDCQTSFQKNNTLTLPEELSKDKSENALSGGQSSLFIHAGAPTVSSENFILPKGAAVNGPVSHSSLTKTSNMNKGSVSLTTGQPVDQPTTESCSTLKVAADLQLSTPQKASQHQVLFLLSDVAHAKNPTHSNKKLPTSASVGCDIQNSVGSNIKSDGTLINQVEVGEDGEDLLVKDDCVNTVTGISSGTDGFRSENDTNWDPQKEFIQFLMTNEETVDKAPPHSKVGLEKKRKRKMDVSKITRYTEDCFSDSNCVPNKSKMQEVDFLEQNEELQAVDPQKYALSKVKPESTDEDLESVDAFQHLIYNPDKCGEESSPVHPSTFLSNTLKKKCEESDSESPATFSTEEPSFYPCTKCNVNFREKKHLHRHMMYHLDGNSHFRHLNVPRPYACRECGRTFRDRNSLLKHMIIHQERRQKLMEEIRELKELQDEGRSARLQCPQCVFGTNCPKTFVQHAKTHEKDKRYYCCEECNFMAVTENELECHRGIAHGAVVKCPLVTSDITQRKTQKKTFMKDSVVGSSKKSATYVCKMCPFTTSAKSVLKKHMEYLHSSSCVDSFGSPLGLDKRKNDILEEPVDSDSTKPLTKQQSTTFPKNSALKQDVKRTFGSTSQSSSFSKIHKRPHRVQKARKSIAQSGVNPCNQNSSPHKNVTIKSSIDQKPKYFHQTAKEKSNAKANSNYLYRHKYENYRMIKKSGESYPVHFKKEEASSLNSLHLFSSSSNSHNSFISDPHKPDTKRPESFKDHRRVAVKRVVKESKKESSVGGEDLDSYPDFLHKMTVVVLQKLNSAEKKDSYETEDESSWDNVELGDYTTQATEDETYSDINQEHVNLFPLFKSKVEGQEPGENATLSYDQNDGFYFEYYEDAGSNNFLHEIHDPQHLETADASLSKHSSVFHWTDLSLEKKSCPYCPATFETGVGLSNHVRGHLHRAGLSYEARHVVSPEQIATSDKMQHFKRTGTGTPVKRVRKAIEKSETTSEHTCQLCGGWFDTKIGLSNHVRGHLKRLGKTKWDAHKSPICVLNEMMQNEEKYEKILKALNSRRIIPRPFVAQKLASNDDFISQNVIPLEAYRNGLKTEALSVSASEEEGLNFLNEYDETKPELPSGKKNQSLTLIELLKNKRMGEERNSAISPQKIHNQTARKRFVQKCVLPLNEDSPLMYQPQKMDLTMHSGMPVKLRTCVHCNTTFTSAVSLSNHLRAYARKKSAGLLTGTALDCKQKKSRSRSGSKKKMLTLPHGADEVYILRCRFCGLVFRGPLSVQEDWIKHLQRHIVNANLPRTGAGMVEVTSLLKKPASITETSFSLLMAEAAS